The Spirochaetota bacterium genome includes a window with the following:
- a CDS encoding FAA hydrolase family protein gives MRIMKCTARGGKEFYGIVDGTRVRPLRGCQSVEELFGALRKRRPPAGPPIALSSVKMLPPTDPNARIFCAGLNYRDHADELRMPAPKSPIFFTKTSGALSGANDDIVYPEGVKLLDHELELALVIGRRIGKDERVTAENLSEFSLGIAIFNDVSARDVQLSTGQWFLGKTYRTFAPTGPVVQTLDAAALERLYALDMELKVYDPDGKLHAHKHQAGTTANMIFRLHELVACLAQRFDLLPGDVIATGTPKGVALGKPARLQVRMAEILGIPQGKRTARFIAGEIAHNDRYLRPGDVIEARIASPDGVVDLGVQRTRIR, from the coding sequence ATGCGGATCATGAAATGCACCGCGCGCGGCGGAAAGGAATTTTACGGCATTGTGGATGGAACTCGCGTGCGCCCGCTGCGCGGCTGCCAATCGGTGGAAGAGCTGTTCGGCGCGCTCCGGAAGCGGCGTCCCCCGGCGGGACCGCCGATAGCGCTCTCCTCCGTGAAGATGCTCCCGCCCACGGACCCGAACGCGCGCATATTCTGCGCGGGGTTGAACTACCGGGACCACGCAGACGAGCTGCGGATGCCCGCGCCAAAAAGCCCCATCTTCTTCACGAAGACCTCGGGGGCGCTGTCGGGCGCCAATGACGATATCGTGTACCCGGAGGGCGTGAAGCTCCTGGATCACGAGCTGGAGCTCGCCCTGGTGATCGGGCGGAGAATCGGGAAGGACGAGCGTGTTACGGCGGAAAACCTTTCCGAATTCTCGCTGGGGATAGCCATCTTCAACGATGTATCGGCGCGCGACGTGCAGCTCTCGACCGGGCAGTGGTTCCTGGGGAAAACCTACCGGACCTTCGCGCCGACGGGCCCCGTGGTGCAGACGCTCGACGCAGCCGCCCTCGAACGGCTCTACGCGCTCGACATGGAGCTCAAGGTGTACGATCCGGACGGGAAGCTCCATGCGCACAAGCACCAGGCGGGAACGACCGCGAACATGATTTTCAGGCTGCACGAGCTGGTCGCGTGCCTCGCGCAGAGGTTCGACCTGCTTCCCGGCGACGTCATCGCGACCGGAACCCCGAAGGGCGTCGCGCTGGGAAAACCCGCCCGCCTCCAGGTGCGCATGGCCGAAATCCTAGGAATCCCGCAGGGGAAGCGCACGGCGCGTTTCATCGCGGGCGAGATTGCGCACAACGACAGGTATCTTCGGCCGGGCGACGTGATCGAGGCCCGCATCGCGAGCCCCGACGGCGTGGTGGACCTGGGGGTTCAGCGGACGAGAATCCGATAG
- a CDS encoding tRNA-dihydrouridine synthase family protein, protein MILPSRLFCAPMAELTTPALRGTIRRFSKGAVLCSEMLSAGAIAAHSPHNEPLVRKLPGDDPFIYQIVGSNPRVMADACRILEARGCFSIDINMGCAAPDILKTGAGAQLLADPARAREVVAACRAATAGALSVKMRAGFEDADGKRLLGFCAMLHGEGVNFITLHGRHAKLGFRRSADWKLVSLLKKALPIPVIGNGDITAPDQALARLRETGCDAVMLGREAVKSPWIFALCERALSGSAEPLRVDLYEVFTETLRAIGTLLPERLHKSRGHRFAFYFSGNVHFSHDLFTRIRRENSIDAMTRAVEGYFDRNPGEQIREFQPVEGENQCGS, encoded by the coding sequence ATGATCCTTCCATCAAGGCTCTTCTGCGCGCCCATGGCGGAGCTCACCACGCCCGCGCTCCGCGGCACCATCCGCCGCTTCTCGAAGGGAGCGGTGCTCTGTTCCGAAATGCTCTCGGCGGGGGCCATAGCCGCGCATTCGCCGCACAACGAGCCCCTCGTGCGGAAGCTCCCGGGTGACGACCCCTTCATTTACCAGATCGTGGGATCCAATCCCCGCGTCATGGCCGACGCCTGCCGCATCCTCGAAGCGCGCGGCTGCTTCTCGATCGACATAAACATGGGATGCGCGGCACCCGATATTCTGAAAACCGGCGCCGGCGCACAGCTCCTCGCGGACCCCGCGCGCGCACGCGAGGTCGTGGCCGCCTGCCGCGCGGCGACGGCGGGCGCGCTCTCCGTCAAGATGCGCGCGGGCTTCGAAGATGCAGACGGGAAGCGGCTCCTGGGATTCTGCGCCATGCTTCACGGGGAAGGCGTGAACTTCATCACCCTGCATGGCCGTCACGCGAAGCTCGGGTTCAGGCGCAGCGCCGACTGGAAGCTGGTAAGCCTTCTTAAAAAAGCGCTCCCCATCCCCGTTATCGGCAACGGCGACATAACGGCACCGGACCAGGCGCTTGCGCGTTTAAGAGAGACCGGCTGCGACGCGGTGATGCTGGGGCGCGAGGCGGTGAAGTCGCCGTGGATCTTCGCGCTGTGTGAACGCGCGCTCTCGGGAAGCGCGGAACCGCTGCGCGTGGACCTGTACGAAGTGTTCACGGAAACCCTGCGCGCGATTGGGACGCTCCTTCCCGAGCGCCTGCATAAAAGCCGGGGGCACCGATTCGCTTTTTATTTTTCGGGAAACGTCCATTTTTCCCACGACCTTTTCACGCGCATCCGCAGGGAAAATTCTATTGACGCCATGACGCGCGCGGTCGAAGGATATTTCGACCGGAACCCCGGGGAGCAGATACGGGAATTCCAGCCGGTGGAAGGAGAGAACCAATGCGGATCATGA
- a CDS encoding DUF86 domain-containing protein, which yields MTKAKIRESVVSERAAWIRDMLSGIERLPLADMRSFSLDARNSAAAESYLRRALEALMDLGRHILAKGFAIDVAEYKSISVKLGEVGVIDADTAAGMKKLAGYRNRMVHFYNEISNAELYEICRDELKDVTGVLNGILAWIDAHPEMIDTTP from the coding sequence ATGACAAAAGCGAAGATCAGGGAATCGGTCGTGTCGGAGCGCGCGGCGTGGATCAGGGACATGCTCTCCGGCATCGAACGGCTGCCGCTGGCGGACATGCGATCCTTTTCGCTGGACGCGCGCAATTCCGCAGCGGCGGAATCCTACCTAAGAAGGGCGCTCGAGGCGCTCATGGACCTGGGCAGGCATATACTCGCGAAGGGATTCGCGATCGACGTCGCCGAATATAAAAGTATATCGGTGAAGCTCGGTGAGGTTGGCGTTATCGACGCGGACACCGCGGCCGGGATGAAGAAACTCGCCGGCTACAGGAACAGGATGGTCCACTTTTACAACGAGATATCGAACGCCGAACTTTACGAAATATGCCGGGATGAATTAAAGGACGTCACCGGCGTGTTGAACGGCATCCTCGCCTGGATCGACGCGCACCCGGAGATGATCGACACAACCCCGTGA
- a CDS encoding type 1 glutamine amidotransferase, protein MISSAATDRPAAILFRFILIFMNLHPRYIARYNLFARACKIDFPSSRYVCILSVRIIVPRGITVGRVHQEDAMRIQCLQHVPFEGPAAIDDWARDRGIPVNYTRFYESHTLPDLATFDLLVVMGGPMSVNDESMYKWLQEEKYLISKSIGADKAVLGICLGAQLIASALGARVYKNEEREIGWFSVEKTGEGMLTPFLNGFPKELTVLQWHGETFDLPANSVPLFWSDACEQQAFLYSDRVLALQFHMEATPESLKELVEHARADLAPGTYVQKEAEILKGFDTHGRENHSHLNKILTRLEKAMSPR, encoded by the coding sequence ATGATAAGCAGCGCTGCGACGGACAGGCCGGCCGCGATCCTTTTTCGCTTTATATTGATTTTCATGAATTTACATCCCCGTTACATTGCACGGTATAATCTATTTGCGCGCGCGTGTAAAATAGATTTTCCTTCCAGCCGGTACGTGTGTATATTGAGCGTACGAATCATCGTCCCGCGGGGAATCACCGTAGGACGCGTACACCAGGAGGACGCCATGCGCATTCAATGCCTTCAGCACGTTCCCTTCGAGGGACCGGCGGCGATAGACGATTGGGCCCGGGACAGGGGCATACCCGTGAACTACACGCGGTTCTACGAATCGCACACCCTTCCGGACCTCGCAACCTTCGACCTGCTCGTCGTGATGGGGGGACCCATGAGCGTGAACGACGAAAGCATGTACAAGTGGCTCCAGGAGGAGAAATACCTCATTTCGAAATCGATAGGCGCGGACAAGGCGGTGCTCGGCATTTGCCTGGGCGCGCAGCTCATCGCATCGGCCCTGGGCGCCCGGGTCTACAAGAACGAGGAGCGGGAGATCGGCTGGTTTTCGGTGGAAAAGACCGGGGAGGGGATGCTCACGCCGTTCCTGAACGGTTTCCCCAAGGAGCTCACCGTGCTCCAGTGGCACGGGGAAACCTTCGACCTTCCGGCGAACTCGGTGCCGCTGTTCTGGTCGGACGCGTGCGAGCAGCAGGCGTTCCTGTACTCCGACCGCGTGCTCGCGCTGCAATTCCACATGGAGGCGACGCCGGAATCGTTGAAGGAGCTCGTGGAACACGCCCGCGCGGACCTCGCGCCGGGAACCTACGTGCAGAAGGAAGCGGAAATATTAAAAGGGTTCGATACGCACGGGCGCGAGAACCACTCGCATCTCAACAAGATTCTTACGCGTCTGGAAAAAGCGATGAGCCCCCGTTAG
- a CDS encoding type II toxin-antitoxin system HicA family toxin: protein MPYTAREVLSKLQRIGFVQKRQSGSHIILEVSFHRARYASHCFLWPCTT, encoded by the coding sequence ATGCCCTACACGGCGCGTGAAGTTTTATCAAAACTCCAGAGGATAGGCTTTGTACAAAAAAGACAAAGCGGTTCGCATATAATCCTTGAAGTTTCTTTTCACCGCGCCCGATACGCCTCCCACTGTTTCCTCTGGCCCTGCACCACGTAG
- a CDS encoding type II toxin-antitoxin system HicB family antitoxin, protein MEYSILIEKIDDGSLPEGYFYAHIPALDLTTHGFGIENAKKAAEDLVNLWIEEKLANSEPIPRETESYFSKIEVSNALHGA, encoded by the coding sequence ATGGAGTACTCAATTTTAATTGAGAAGATTGATGATGGCTCTCTCCCCGAAGGGTATTTTTATGCTCATATACCCGCCCTGGATTTAACAACCCACGGTTTCGGGATCGAAAACGCGAAAAAAGCCGCGGAAGACCTGGTAAATCTCTGGATAGAAGAAAAACTGGCTAATTCCGAACCCATTCCACGCGAAACCGAGAGCTATTTCAGCAAAATTGAAGTAAGTAATGCCCTACACGGCGCGTGA
- a CDS encoding transcriptional regulator produces the protein MPGRHHPRGHTENGPQGNGMRMRRYCFLPGRVLLVGVKDDACERMARVFGALANPARLKILNALVSNCCAQQASACAVCEINEKVALPQPSVSKHLKILKEAGILDFERDGNRILYSFKSGALFEEIAGIVERYNGCCGKKS, from the coding sequence ATGCCTGGGCGCCATCATCCGCGAGGACATACTGAAAACGGCCCCCAGGGGAACGGGATGCGGATGCGGCGATACTGCTTCCTCCCCGGGCGGGTGCTGCTAGTGGGTGTGAAAGACGACGCCTGCGAGCGGATGGCGCGCGTTTTCGGCGCGCTCGCGAATCCCGCCCGCCTCAAAATCCTGAACGCGCTCGTATCCAACTGCTGTGCCCAGCAGGCGAGTGCCTGCGCTGTCTGCGAGATCAACGAAAAAGTAGCGCTTCCCCAGCCCTCCGTCAGCAAGCATTTAAAAATATTGAAAGAAGCGGGTATCCTCGACTTTGAACGAGACGGGAACCGCATCCTCTATTCTTTTAAAAGCGGCGCGCTCTTCGAAGAGATCGCGGGAATTGTTGAGAGATACAACGGCTGCTGCGGAAAAAAATCTTGA
- a CDS encoding 4Fe-4S dicluster domain-containing protein, with amino-acid sequence MIQFNDSLCTGCGVCVKVCPRGALAMRDKKAYCVSYETCMECGACRLNCEFGAVDVTKGTGCLGAIIREDILKTAPRGTGCGCGDTASSPGGCC; translated from the coding sequence ATGATTCAGTTCAACGATTCGTTATGCACGGGCTGCGGCGTGTGCGTGAAGGTGTGCCCGCGCGGCGCGTTGGCCATGCGCGATAAAAAGGCGTACTGCGTCTCGTACGAAACCTGCATGGAGTGCGGCGCCTGCCGGCTCAACTGCGAGTTCGGCGCGGTCGACGTCACCAAGGGCACGGGATGCCTGGGCGCCATCATCCGCGAGGACATACTGAAAACGGCCCCCAGGGGAACGGGATGCGGATGCGGCGATACTGCTTCCTCCCCGGGCGGGTGCTGCTAG